In the genome of Ctenopharyngodon idella isolate HZGC_01 chromosome 19, HZGC01, whole genome shotgun sequence, one region contains:
- the si:ch73-59f11.3 gene encoding MADF domain-containing protein produces the protein MNTLECRIAELVQMYPHLYDHSRRGFKDSENAFNSWKEIAMMLGVDDPELCKAMWRNIRDKFTKAMKRMKGKSGDEAASTKVPRLFLEMSWLKPFVQHRQTVCNIPSFEKVGSDDSQKEVVADELFSCTSSPSTAPPSSSSGPTSDSEEEEQCSMISLDDFGTSVSQRSNTPCKAATNSTMQSTLSSPPSVPCSKTKRRRDSADDGIGELLTLVEKDKTDSFDSHAQIVADFMRKLLTRHGAIFKKRLQDVMFDIEMQLLEEKETGTTH, from the exons ATGAATACATTGGAGTGTAGAATAGCTGAGCTGGTACAGATGTATCCGCACCTGTACGATCACTCACGGAGAGGCTTTAAAGATTCGGAGAACGCATTTAATTCCTGGAAAGAAATTGCAATGATGCTTGGTGTCGACGACCCAGAGTTATGCAAAGCAATGTGGAGAAACATCCGAGACAAGTTTACCAAAGCCATGAAAAGAATGAAAGGAAAGAGTGGAGATGAGGCGGCGAGTACCAAAGTACCCAGGCTGTTTTTGGAGATGTCCTGGCTCAAACCTTTTGTTCAACACCGACAAACTGTGTGCAACATACCATCTTTTGAAAAG GTTGGAAGTGATGACTCTCAAAAAGAAGTGGTGGCTGATGAATTGTTTTCATGCACATCATCTCCATCCACAGCCCCACCATCATCATCCTCTGGTCCCACCAGTGACAGTGAGGAAGAGGAGCAGTGCTCAATGATTTCCCTGGATGACTTTGGCACTTCAGTATCGCAGAGGTCAAATACTCCATGCAAAGCTGCTACAAATTCAACGATGCAGTCAACTCTATCCTCACCACCTTCTGTGCCATGCAGCAAAACGAAAAGGAGAAGGGATAGTGCAGATGATGGCATTGGAGAGCTACTGACTTTAGTTGAGAAAGACAAAACAGATAGTTTTGATAGTCATGCACAGATTGTCGCAGACTTCATGCGCAAACTACTGACACGGCACGGTGCCATCTTCAAAAAACGTCTACAAGACGTTATGTTTGACATTGAGATGCAGCTACTGGAAGAGAAAGAGACTGGTACAACACATTAG